Within Labilithrix sp., the genomic segment ATCGCCGTCGCCCGAAACGCGGCCGCGCACGCGCGTCGACCGGCCGATGACCGCCTCGCCCCCGCTGGTCGTCCTCGCTCTCGCCATCGACGGGCGTGATAGTACAGCCCGCGAAAGCTGTCACTTGCTATAGAGTGCGCCGTCGTGAGGTGGGAAAGCGCCGGTTGGCTCTTGTGCGCGGTGCCGCTCGTCGGCCTCCTCGAGCTCGCGCTGCACGTGAAGCAGACGGGGCCCGACGTGGTGCCGGAGAGCGATTGGTCGCGCGCGCGCGACGTCGTGAAGGCGGACCTCAGACCCGACGACCTCGTCCTCTTCGAGCCGTACTGGACCGATCCGCTCGGGCGCCGCAGCTTCGGCGACGCGATCGCGACGATGAAGCGCGAGGGCTACTCCGACCTTCGCCGCTTCGCGCGCGTCTACGAGGTGTCGATCCGCGGCTTCCACGACGGCGAGCTCTCCGGCTGGAAGAAGGTGAAGGAGGAGCAGGCGGGCGCGGTGACGGTCTCGCTCTTCGAGAACCCGAGCCACACGCCCGTCATCGACGACGTCGTCGACCTCGTCACGCCGGAGCGCATGAGCGTCGCCCGCGTCGACGGCGCGAACGAGACGCCGTGCACCTTCACGCGCGGCAACACGAGCGGCGGCAGCACCGTCGTCCCGCAGGGCCTGCTCGTCCCCGCCGACAAGTTCGTGTGCAGCGGCGGCCACGTCGGCGTCGCGGTGCTCCACGCGCTCGATCACCACCCGCACCTCTGCCTCTACGCGACGCCGATGAAGGACGCGGTCCTGCGCCTCCGCTTCAAGGACGTCACGTTCGGACCGAGCCTCCACGGCCACTCCGGCATCCAGTGGGTCGTGGAGCGCACGCCCGCCGCGGAGAAGCTGATGATCGCGTTCTCCGCGTTCAACCGCCCGATCGCGACGGTGTTCCACAAGGTCGGAGCGGGCTGGACCGGCTTCGAGCTGCCGACCCCCGACATCGACGGAAAGAAGGGCGACCTCGTCGCCGAGATCCAGCCGTCGGCCCAGCGCCAATTCTGCTTCGAGGCGACCACGCGTCGAGCGGCAAAATGAGCACAGAGGACGAGGACACCGCGAAGCTCGAGCCGGCGCTGCTCGCGCAGAAGGCGAAGGCCGACGACGCCGAGGCCGACAAGACCCCGAAGGCGCCCGCCGTCGCGGAGGCAAAGCCCGACGCGACGCCGCCCGACGCGACGCCGCCCGACGCGACGCCGCCCGACGCGCCGAAGAAGGAGCCCGCGCCCGAGAAGTTCGATCCGAAGGCGTGGGCGCTGCGCAACGCCGACCACCTCATCGGCGGCGGCATCGCGCTCGTCTACGTCGTCTGGCTCCTCGCGACCGCGCGGTCGCTCGGCTTCTCGCGCGACGAGGGCTTCTACTTCTCGGCCGCGACCGACTACGAGCGCTGGTTCAAGGTCCTCTTCACGACGCCGTCGAAGGCGTTCGAGCGCCCGATCATCGACTCGATCTGGACCGCGAACCACGAGCACCCGTCGCTCATGAAGAGCGCCTTCGCGCTCTCGCACTACTTCTTCTACGAGAAGTGGAAGCTCTTCACCGATCAGAGCACGGCGTTCCGCTTCCCCGGCATGTTGATGATGGGGCTCGCGCTCTACGTCACGTACCTCTTCGCCGCGCGCCGCTTCTCGCGCCGCGCCGGCGTCGTCGCCGCGCTCGCGCTCGGGCTGATGCCCAACGTCTTCTACCACGCGCACCTCGCATGCTTCGACGTGCCGATCATGGCGATGTGGATCGCGTGCATCTTCGCCTACTGGCGCGCGGAGAAGCACCCCGGCCTCGGCGCGGCCGTCCTCGCCGGCGTCGTCTACGGCCTCACGCTCGAGACGAAGCACAACGCGTGGATGCTGCCCGGCGTGTTCGTCCCGCACGCGATCCTGATCCACTGGCGCACCGCGGCGAAGGAGACACAAGAGACGGGCCGCGTCGGGCTCCCCGCGTCGCTCCTGATGATGGCGACGATCGGCCCCGCGCTCTTCCTCTTGCTCTGGCCGTGGCTCTGGAACGACACGCTCCCCCGCCTCCAGGAGTACGTGAACTTCCACGTCCATCACGAGTACTACAACATCGAGTTCCTCCACCGGACGTACTTCGGCCCGCCCTCGCCGAAGGCGTACATGCCGGTGATGCTCCTCGCGACGGTGCCCACCGTCACGGTGCTCCTCTTCCTCGTCGGCGCGGGCGATCGCATCGTCGCGCTCGCGCGCACCTGGATCGGCTGGGTCCGCAAGCAGGCGATGCCCGACGACTTCGATCCGGTCCAGACCGACGCGCTCCTCCTCCTCGGCCTCGCGGTCCCGCTCGCGGTCTTCTTCCTCCCGACGACGCCGGTGTTCGGCGGCACGAAGCACTGGATCACGGCGTATCCCTCGCTCGCGATCTTCGCCGGCCGCGGCTTCGACATGGTCGCGACGCGCATCGAGCGGCTGCTCCGCGAGCGCACGAAGCTCGCGGAGCAGCAGCAGCGCTGGGCGCTCGCCGTCATCGGCGCGCTCACGCTCCTGGCGCCGTTCGCGGTGACGCGCCACTCGCACCCCTTCGGCCTCTCGGCCTACGTCCCGTTCTTCGGCGGCACCGCCGGCGGCGCGGACCTCGGCTTGAACCGCCAGTTCTGGGGCTTCACGACGACGAGCCTCGACCCATGGTTCCGCGAGCACACGAAGCCAGGCGACACGGTCTACATCATGGACACGGCGTGGCCGTCATGGACGCGCATGGTCGACGAGGACCGCGTCCCGAAGTGGCTCCGCGGCGTCGGCAGCCCCGCCGAAGCGACGATCTCGATCGTGCACCACGAACAGCACATCAACGAGGTCGACTTCAACATCTGGACGGAATACGGCACCACCGCCCCCGCGTACGTCCTCACCCACGACGGCGTCCCCATCATCTCCGTCTACCGCCGCCCCCCACGCCGCCGCTGATCACCCCAGCGCGCGCCCGAAGACCTCGAGCCGCCGCTTCGCGACCGCTGCGGGATCGTCGCAGCTGAGACCACCAGCGCCGATCGCACCTTCCCAACCTCGACGCGCGATCTCGCGCAGGAACTCGTCGACCGCAGGCCGATGACGGGCCGTGACTTCAGCGCCGACCTGCATCTTTCAGCCGCTCATGCGGACGATCGAGGAACGCCACCATCTTGAGCAGCACGATCGACGCGAGGCTCGCCACGTCGACGCTGATGTCCGTTCCTGGAATCGGCACCGGTGCGGCGTGGGCCAGCGCGATGTCGAACCCCACCGTGCTGAGCTTGTGACCGTCGCCCAGCATCACGTGACCAGCGTCGATCGCAGCCTGCGTCGCTGGAAGGACGTCGACCAACGCGTCTCCGAACCACCAACGTTGAGGGAGACGCCGGTCCGCCTTCCACCCCT encodes:
- a CDS encoding glycosyltransferase family 39 protein — translated: MSTEDEDTAKLEPALLAQKAKADDAEADKTPKAPAVAEAKPDATPPDATPPDATPPDAPKKEPAPEKFDPKAWALRNADHLIGGGIALVYVVWLLATARSLGFSRDEGFYFSAATDYERWFKVLFTTPSKAFERPIIDSIWTANHEHPSLMKSAFALSHYFFYEKWKLFTDQSTAFRFPGMLMMGLALYVTYLFAARRFSRRAGVVAALALGLMPNVFYHAHLACFDVPIMAMWIACIFAYWRAEKHPGLGAAVLAGVVYGLTLETKHNAWMLPGVFVPHAILIHWRTAAKETQETGRVGLPASLLMMATIGPALFLLLWPWLWNDTLPRLQEYVNFHVHHEYYNIEFLHRTYFGPPSPKAYMPVMLLATVPTVTVLLFLVGAGDRIVALARTWIGWVRKQAMPDDFDPVQTDALLLLGLAVPLAVFFLPTTPVFGGTKHWITAYPSLAIFAGRGFDMVATRIERLLRERTKLAEQQQRWALAVIGALTLLAPFAVTRHSHPFGLSAYVPFFGGTAGGADLGLNRQFWGFTTTSLDPWFREHTKPGDTVYIMDTAWPSWTRMVDEDRVPKWLRGVGSPAEATISIVHHEQHINEVDFNIWTEYGTTAPAYVLTHDGVPIISVYRRPPRRR
- a CDS encoding nucleotidyl transferase AbiEii/AbiGii toxin family protein gives rise to the protein MTLAISSAHADLLVALRRTDEAPRVVVIGATALGHHVALRPTADVDLAIAADPGRISELLQRQGWKADRRLPQRWWFGDALVDVLPATQAAIDAGHVMLGDGHKLSTVGFDIALAHAAPVPIPGTDISVDVASLASIVLLKMVAFLDRPHERLKDAGRR